One Methanosphaera cuniculi DNA segment encodes these proteins:
- a CDS encoding TIGR02253 family HAD-type hydrolase, which produces MIQAVFFDMDDTLYDTSGFASIARRAAVKSMVHNGLKCSEDEGYECLMEIVKEKGSNYDKHFNILTERINGEEDPLIIVNGIITYHNTKFAMLKLEPESFSILLYLKSKDYKVGLITNGKKLKQWEKLVRLGVYPFFDVVVTSEEVGVDKPNAEIFQIAMDRLNVTADTSIMVGNKFDVDIMGAYNVGMQSMLINSDLTKDEEQFLKDNNYTVTHLNSLIDIMKIL; this is translated from the coding sequence ATGATTCAAGCAGTATTTTTTGATATGGATGATACACTTTATGATACTTCTGGTTTTGCTAGTATTGCTCGTCGTGCAGCTGTTAAGTCCATGGTTCATAATGGACTTAAATGTAGTGAAGATGAAGGTTATGAATGTTTAATGGAAATTGTTAAAGAGAAAGGATCAAATTATGATAAACACTTTAACATTTTAACAGAACGTATAAATGGTGAGGAAGATCCTCTTATTATTGTTAATGGTATTATTACATATCATAACACGAAATTTGCAATGCTTAAACTTGAGCCTGAAAGCTTTTCTATATTGTTATATCTTAAAAGTAAAGATTATAAAGTTGGTCTTATTACTAATGGTAAGAAGTTAAAACAGTGGGAAAAGCTAGTACGTCTTGGTGTTTATCCATTTTTTGATGTTGTTGTAACATCTGAGGAAGTTGGTGTTGATAAGCCTAATGCTGAGATTTTCCAGATTGCTATGGATAGGTTAAATGTTACAGCTGATACATCTATTATGGTTGGAAATAAGTTTGATGTTGATATTATGGGTGCATATAATGTTGGTATGCAGAGTATGCTTATAAATTCAGATCTTACAAAGGATGAGGAACAATTTCTTAAGGATAATAATTATACAGTAACTCATCTTAATTCATTAATTGATATTATGAAAATATTATAA
- a CDS encoding HisA/HisF-related TIM barrel protein, giving the protein MIIPVFDIKDNIAVSGKSGKRDTYTRLKSIYGDDILQIAQNLKDAGSQLLYIADLDKIEDNGSNNEIISQINQIIPVMLDNGIRTLNDVEKNNKICTYNIVATETLPSINEAQHIFENYDKEKLIVSVDIKNNQLLNQNNNIKLDEIINLINTHKPKYTILLNISQVGTKKSNTPPIINEIIQKTPNTTHIMAGGLTNQTITQHKKNNIQHFLVGTILHEGTLKHKL; this is encoded by the coding sequence ATGATTATTCCAGTATTTGATATAAAAGATAACATTGCAGTATCCGGTAAATCAGGAAAACGTGACACATACACCCGTCTTAAAAGTATATATGGGGATGATATACTTCAAATAGCACAAAATCTAAAAGATGCTGGTTCTCAACTACTCTACATTGCAGATCTTGATAAAATAGAAGATAATGGATCAAATAATGAAATTATATCACAAATAAATCAGATAATACCTGTAATGTTAGATAATGGAATAAGAACACTAAATGATGTAGAAAAAAACAACAAAATATGCACATACAATATAGTTGCAACAGAAACATTACCATCAATTAATGAAGCACAACACATATTTGAAAATTATGATAAAGAAAAACTAATTGTAAGTGTAGATATTAAAAATAATCAACTGCTAAATCAAAATAACAACATAAAACTTGATGAAATAATAAACCTCATAAATACACACAAACCAAAATACACAATACTACTAAACATAAGCCAAGTAGGAACCAAAAAAAGCAACACACCACCAATAATAAATGAAATAATACAAAAAACACCAAACACAACACACATCATGGCAGGAGGACTAACAAACCAAACCATAACACAACATAAAAAAAACAACATCCAACACTTCTTAGTTGGAACAATACTACATGAAGGAACACTAAAACACAAACTATAG